The following are encoded in a window of Magnolia sinica isolate HGM2019 chromosome 11, MsV1, whole genome shotgun sequence genomic DNA:
- the LOC131218110 gene encoding G-type lectin S-receptor-like serine/threonine-protein kinase At2g19130: MRGTRGYLAPEWISGVAIPSKADVYSYGMMVFEIMSGRRNSVNLEVGETVFFPIWAVRKIMSSEIHCLLDYRLEGNANMEELGRACRVAGWCIQDNENDGLSMGQIVQILEGVLEVNVLPVPRSLQILAENQSENQTMVIFSESSCIRG, translated from the coding sequence ATGAGAGGAACAAGAGGCTATCTTGCTCCTGAATGGATTTCAGGGGTGGCAATCCCGTCAAAAGCTGATGTCTACAGCTATGGGATGATGGTTTTCGAGATCATGTCAGGAAGGAGAAATTCTGTGAACTTGGAAGTTGGGGAAACGGTGTTTTTCCCTATTTGGGCTGTGAGGAAAATCATGAGCAGTGAAATCCATTGCTTGTTGGATTACAGATTGGAGGGAAATGCAAACATGGAAGAGCTTGGTCGAGCTTGCAGAGTGGCAGGCTGGTGCATTCAGGACAACGAGAATGACGGGCTATCGATGGGGCAGATTGTTCAAATCTTGGAGGGTGTTTTGGAGGTGAATGTGCTGCCGGTACCAAGATCACTTCAGATTCTTGCTGAAAATCAGTCGGAAAATCAGACCATGGTTATCTTCTCTGAGTCTTCGTGTATCAGGGGCTAA